TGGTTTATGAGATATGGATGATTTAAGTTGCTAAAGGTGAAATAAATGGATGAATTAGTTtggaagagagaagagaaagaatGGCAGCACATGCATGCAAACCTTGTACCATCGGACTAAAAGTTGGCTCTGGTGGAATCTCGCGTACCGTATTAACATATTTGATAGCTGTGTATTCTCAAAGCAAAATGACTAGCTTTTTATATTGCATACTGCTGCATTAATCTTTAGACAGGACGAGCGGCTAGCGATCTGCCGCTAGGTGCCGGAACCGCTTAATTTTCCGCTTCGAAGCCGTTCCGCGTGGTCCGCTTATTTTCAAGGAACTGCTCGGTTCGGGAATATGGGAGAATATGCCGTTCCTGGAGCCGGTGGGTTCCTGTTCCTGCAACGAACCAAACGCGAGAATGGTCTGTGGGGATGGGTCCGGCCCATTACGTTTCATTCCGTGACaaaaaccaaacacacccttacaCTTATCAAAATTTGGGACCCATATCACACAGGCAGTAGAATGAATGACAACGGAGGTCGGACTTAATTTTGAGTTCCATCGTGTAACTAATTAAATTCCTATAAACATCCCCATAAAGAATATTGTCTTTGTTCATCCATGATACATGCATCAACACAAAGTTCCTTTGTAGCCCACGCTACATGAAACCTCTTATATATtgtgtcgtttgagagaaacaaaaaagacaatgCGTCCGCACGGATCTCGATGCAGAAATAGATGGTAAAGATAAGGGGTACCATGATTAGGGTTAACCAATAACGACATCTGCAAAGGCGCATCGATCGCGCACACAGTTCATCCATGGCCTTGTAGCACGTCATTTACAGATTAGACATTTTTCTTAGGAAGCAGCTTCTCTATGGCGCATATGCAACCCATCAAGTCCACCGCCTTGTACCCCGTCACCTCCTCCAGATGGTCACTCAACTGCACGCCGAGGATCTGCCTGGCGAGGAACAGCGCCGATGCAGCCACGGCGGACGGCAGGATCCGCCCAACGAACCCGAAAAACCCCAACGTCAAGTTGACCAGACGAAGCGCCAGGGACCTCACCAAAAACACATCTTCTCGCCCGAAGAACCTCGTGAAGTGTTCGACGAAGGTGTACGCGGTCGGGCCGTCCATGGCGCAGCCGAGATCCATGAAGAGCTCCCACTCCATCTCCTCCACCACGTGCACGGTGGTCCCGAGGAATGCCTGGACGACTTCGGCGTTGAGCCTCCGCCCGCTGGCGAACTGCTCGTGCTTAGCcccgagggagacggcggcggcagCCACGAGCTGGAGCGCCTCGTCGTGGGCCGGCACGGGGCGAACGGACAAGACGCGGTCGAGGTAGGCGACGGCGCGGCAGAGCGTGCCCTCCGGGAGTCCGCCGAGGTGGCGGGCGAAGGCGTCCATCCAGAGCACGAGCTCGGCGCGCATGGATGGGCTGATGTGGCCCTGCTGCATCTTGGACATGTAGTCGGCGTCAGGGTGCTCCCTGGGGTCCCTTTCCTTGGCCCGGAGGTCCGCGTCGACATCAGGCTGGTAGGGATCCGCGCACTTGAGCCCCAGGTTTTCTCGTCGGGCGCCCATGACCCAAGAGACGGGATGAACGGCCGGGACGGCGGCTTGCCGCGGGTCGTACATCGGCTGGAGCAGCATTGGCTACGCTGCGAGTGCGAGGGCTGGGCCGCCGGCGACTGGGGAGATGGCAGTCGAGTCGCCGCCGATCGGAACGTGCAGGAAGGAGCAGTGTCTGTCAGCAGCCGACGAAAGAGAAGCGGGGCTTTGGCGATCGCATTGCGCCATGTATATATAGATGGGATACGGGTGCTCTGACCGGGTTTGACACCCATTTAGTTTCGGAATTAAGGTACCGACTCGGAGTATTACTTTGCAGGTTGTTACGTGGCGCCAACGTAGTCAAGTACTAGTACATCAATATAGGTGTGTGTGTGCAGACATTTTAGCATCTACTCCTATAGTCGACGTAATTGCGTCACGCAACTTAGTCTTTCAGTTGTCTTTCTATCTGTCTACTCTACTTCCATACTTCAACAAATACTGAATCAGAGATTCTAACATGATGCAGAGTAAGCAATTTTTTTGTTCTTGGCAAGATAAGCACAATGCATGGAACAACAACTTATCTGAAGGTCACCAATGGCATGGCTGCCAAGTTCCTCCTAATTCGGAAACTTTTCGAATAGAAATTATACTCCATGGACAAAGATCGACAAAGCAAGTGACCACTAAGACCATTAACTGAAATTAAACTCAGCACACATGCATGTACCAGAACTGGCTATTGACGAACCATATTGCCATGAAGAATTATACAGATCATCAAACAACCATATATTGTAGCTTCTGTAATACTAGGAGAATGAAGAAAGGAGAAAGCAGTTCTAAGTAATAGCTGGCATGCCGTTTCTTGGATTGGATCCGTGAGCTGCAGCCTCCGGCAAGCCGACCTACTCTTCCCCTCATCCGTCTGCCACCCTCCTCCTCGTTTAGGTCGCCGGAAGGAGCCTCCGGCTTGTCGTCGTCGTACGTCGTCGCCCTACTGCTAGAGGAGATCATCATCGTCCTTACCAGCGAGAGAGACGGCGGAACACGAGCACGGCCTTGGATGGCAGCCGCGCTCATCGGGCCGTCGGAGATATTGCTGGCCGCGGGAGGATCGGCCCTCCGGTCTCTTTTCTTTTCGGTGAGCGTTTTATTTTTTGAAGAATGGAAGTAGAAttaagaggaagaaaggagagcAGTTAGATAGAAATGGACGGCTGATTGTACATGCTATGCTACAGTACCCGTACAGTAAATActtaggcctcttttggttcataggataggattatcgtacgaataggaattttataggaaatgagatgacatgtatctcaaatc
This window of the Triticum aestivum cultivar Chinese Spring chromosome 5D, IWGSC CS RefSeq v2.1, whole genome shotgun sequence genome carries:
- the LOC123125260 gene encoding putative cyclin-F1-1, yielding MLLQPMYDPRQAAVPAVHPVSWVMGARRENLGLKCADPYQPDVDADLRAKERDPREHPDADYMSKMQQGHISPSMRAELVLWMDAFARHLGGLPEGTLCRAVAYLDRVLSVRPVPAHDEALQLVAAAAVSLGAKHEQFASGRRLNAEVVQAFLGTTVHVVEEMEWELFMDLGCAMDGPTAYTFVEHFTRFFGREDVFLVRSLALRLVNLTLGFFGFVGRILPSAVAASALFLARQILGVQLSDHLEEVTGYKAVDLMGCICAIEKLLPKKNV